The proteins below come from a single Argentina anserina chromosome 1, drPotAnse1.1, whole genome shotgun sequence genomic window:
- the LOC126784845 gene encoding ubiquitin-conjugating enzyme E2 1-like, which produces MGSSSAQLRLMSDLKTIINEPPEGCSASPMSDDNLFVWSATIFGPDETPWEGGVFSLRLTFSERYPEKPPRVRFTSEMFHPNVYHDGALCMDIIQDAWSPCHNVSTILTSVQSLLTDPNPTSPANPEAAQLYQHDIKAYNKRVRRCARDSIES; this is translated from the exons ATGGGATCGTCGTCTGCTCAGCTCCGGCTCATGTCCGATCTCAAAACCATCATTAACGAGCCCCCGGAG GGTTGCAGCGCTAGTCCTATGTCTGATGATAACTTGTTTGTGTGGAGCGCGACTATATTTGGACCTGATGAGACTCCTTGGGAAG GTGGTGTGTTCAGTTTGCGGTTGACGTTTAGTGAGCGGTACCCAGAAAAGCCGCCGCGTGTTCGGTTCACGTCCGAGATGTTCCATCCGAATG TTTACCATGACGGCGCACTGTGCATGGATATAATTCAGGATGCATGGTCACCTTGCCACAACGTATCGACAATTTTAACTTCTGTTCAA TCTCTTCTCACTGATCCAAATCCTACAAGTCCTGCAAATCCTGAGGCTGCTCAACTGTATCAGCATGACATAAAAGCTTACAACAA GAGGGTACGCCGATGTGCTCGTGATTCCATCGAGTCCTAG
- the LOC126784850 gene encoding EPIDERMAL PATTERNING FACTOR-like protein 2, with protein sequence MDCRYTTSSIILLMILSSTQIRFMAEGRALLKKDDTSQTVNEDNKTRLRAQIGSRPPRCEGRCSSCGPCEAIQVPNIYQAKPGKKNSAAVLSTIASARGNEYSSNYKPMSWKCKCGTIIFNP encoded by the exons ATGGATTGTCGATACACCACCAGTTCTATCATCCTTCTGATGATCTTGAGCTCTACCCAGATAAGATTTATGGCTGAAGGCAGAGCACTACTCAAGAAGGATGACACTTCCCAG ACAGTGAATGAAGATAACAAGACAAGATTGAGAGCTCAAATTGGTTCAAGGCCTCCAAGATGTGAAGGAAGGTGCAGCTCATGTGGCCCTTGCGAGGCAATTCAAGTTCCTAACATTTATCAAGCCAAACCAGGTAAGAAGAACTCTGCGGCAGTTTTATCCACCATTGCTTCTGCCAGAGGAAACGAGTATTCAAGCAACTACAAACCCATGAGCTGGAAATGCAAATGTGGCACTATCATCTTCAACCCCTGA